The proteins below come from a single Biomphalaria glabrata chromosome 10, xgBioGlab47.1, whole genome shotgun sequence genomic window:
- the LOC129928649 gene encoding uncharacterized protein LOC129928649, with product MRIIFIVFVTVLTYDLAMTETCQKVDSCRCTYTYSHIDLTPLVSASVAPRFKDMFDQYYNNRFSYNPCDGFNEGTCTDVAVCKQNLQGQTFNVGNQDTAAFIDSDYDNLMIEYTAQNGQTSRVQLICSYGSTTLDVLGENPSGVYNFKLRSPYCCPVEGSLFPSQDIVTPGLMLLIGLSTFSLFAFLLGLICYTCAPKSPSQESTPRNSSNNGYLRMTRAGTPPPYSAA from the exons ATGAGGATTATATTTATTGTGTTCGTTACAGTGTTGACTTATGACTTGGCTATGACTGAGACTTGTCAAAAAGTGGACTCCTGTCGGTGCACCTACACTTACTCTCATATTGACCTAACTCCACTTGTTTCCGCATCAGTAGCTCCCAG ATTTAAAGACATGTTTGATCAGTACTATAACAACCGTTTCTCTTATAATCCATGTGACGGCTTTAACGAAGGTACCTGCACCGATGTAGCG GTGTGCAAGCAAAATCTCCAGGGTCAGACATTCAACGTGGGAAATCAGGACACCGCTGCATTCATTGATTCTGATTACGATAACCTGATGATAGAATACACAGCTCAAAATGGACAAACTTCACG TGTACAGCTTATCTGTTCCTACGGTTCAACCACTTTAGATGTCCTTGGAGAAAATCCTAGCGGTGTATAC AACTTCAAGCTACGCAGTCCATACTGCTGTCCCGTTGAAGGCTCTCTGTTCCCAAGTCAGGACATTGTCACTCCTGGGTTAATGCTGCTGATAGG gctgtCTACATTTTCGTTGTTCGCCTTTCTCCTGGGTCTGATCTGCTACACTTGTGCTCCGAAGTCTCCAAGTCAGGAAAGTACTCCCAGAAACAGCTCGAACAAT